From bacterium, the proteins below share one genomic window:
- a CDS encoding ribonuclease HI family protein, with the protein MLKNPLYIIYIDGASSGNPGPAGIGVVIYEGTKKIDFISKSIGRATNNIAEYKSLIAGLFYAKKNGFKNIRVYSDSELIIKQIQGEYLVRNMDLKKLHKEAKELVKEFTGFEILHIKSRENKEANKLAQGGIER; encoded by the coding sequence ATGCTTAAGAATCCTTTATATATAATTTACATTGACGGTGCATCGTCTGGAAATCCTGGTCCAGCTGGCATAGGTGTTGTAATTTATGAGGGGACAAAGAAAATAGATTTTATTTCAAAAAGCATTGGAAGGGCAACAAACAATATTGCTGAATATAAATCCTTGATTGCCGGGCTTTTTTATGCAAAGAAAAATGGCTTTAAAAATATCAGGGTTTATTCTGATAGTGAGCTTATTATTAAGCAAATTCAGGGAGAATATCTGGTAAGAAATATGGATTTAAAAAAATTACATAAAGAGGCGAAGGAATTGGTAAAGGAATTTACAGGATTTGAAATTTTGCATATTAAAAGCCGTGAGAATAAAGAGGCAAATAAATTAGCACAAGGAGGAATAGAAAGATGA
- a CDS encoding HD-GYP domain-containing protein — protein sequence MNEVDVEKKIAELEELYEKTISAWANSIDDKSRYTKEHSNKVRRYAEAIGKRLYLSENEMKTLSIASILHDIGKQDIDTAILDKPGPLTSEEYNLIKSHSSKGANMLRSIDMLKSASMAVYHHHERYDGFGYPDGLRGEEIPYLSRILAVVDAFDAMTSERPYKPKKSIHEAIIELQDNSGTQFDSEIVDAFIHVLRANPKITT from the coding sequence ATGAATGAGGTAGATGTAGAAAAAAAGATAGCAGAGCTTGAGGAGCTATATGAGAAAACAATCTCTGCATGGGCAAATAGCATAGATGATAAAAGCAGATACACAAAGGAGCATTCAAACAAGGTAAGGAGGTATGCAGAGGCAATTGGAAAGAGGTTATACCTTTCAGAGAATGAGATGAAGACCCTTTCTATAGCCAGTATTCTGCATGACATTGGAAAGCAGGATATTGACACAGCTATTTTAGATAAACCTGGGCCACTTACAAGCGAGGAATACAATTTAATAAAATCACATTCAAGCAAGGGAGCAAATATGTTAAGGTCTATTGATATGCTCAAATCAGCATCTATGGCTGTTTATCATCACCATGAAAGGTATGATGGATTTGGCTATCCTGATGGGTTAAGAGGCGAGGAAATTCCATATTTATCAAGGATTCTTGCTGTTGTTGATGCCTTTGATGCTATGACATCCGAGCGGCCATATAAACCAAAAAAGAGTATACACGAGGCAATTATTGAGCTTCAGGATAATTCAGGAACCCAATTTGATTCCGAAATTGTTGATGCATTTATTCATGTTTTGCGCGCCAATCCAAAGATTACTACATAA
- a CDS encoding UvrB/UvrC motif-containing protein codes for MVCDICGIREATIHFKQVINNQTTSIHLCEECADEKGFGLSGISQSFPDILEFFSNMFKEEKGVIAEEMRCTGCGMGISEFQKGGRLGCSDCFEAFKQPLLSLLKQIHGSTVHIGRHPFGFEELAQKEKKLKMLKEELKKAISTENYEEAARIRDMIKALE; via the coding sequence ATGGTTTGCGATATTTGTGGTATAAGAGAGGCGACAATCCATTTTAAGCAGGTAATAAATAATCAAACCACGAGCATTCACCTTTGCGAGGAGTGTGCAGATGAAAAGGGATTTGGTCTTTCTGGTATTTCCCAATCATTTCCAGACATCCTTGAATTCTTTTCAAATATGTTTAAAGAAGAAAAGGGAGTAATTGCAGAAGAGATGCGATGCACAGGGTGTGGGATGGGGATATCTGAATTCCAGAAAGGAGGAAGGCTTGGATGCTCGGATTGCTTTGAGGCATTTAAGCAACCCCTTCTTTCCCTCCTAAAGCAGATTCATGGAAGCACGGTTCATATTGGAAGGCATCCCTTTGGTTTTGAAGAATTGGCACAAAAGGAGAAAAAGCTTAAAATGTTAAAGGAGGAGCTTAAGAAGGCTATATCTACCGAGAATTATGAAGAAGCAGCAAGGATAAGGGATATGATAAAGGCATTGGAATAA